One Elephas maximus indicus isolate mEleMax1 chromosome X, mEleMax1 primary haplotype, whole genome shotgun sequence DNA segment encodes these proteins:
- the TEX28 gene encoding testis-specific protein TEX28, with the protein MYLSLYHVAEHPKSQSATLPSSVPSCRSLSPSEDGPSGHSSLSGGELARNLQESVRHRILYLSEQLRVEKASRDKNTVGYLKLVFKADRHQAPHIRQAFEKVNQRVSATIAQIERRLRQYHQQLQELEEGCRAKGLVLKADSSLDNCEQLSERAPFLETPKSGRKDGLASNLSEVTRHFTLGKFAETKRTVQQHDLLVQKMKEELTEVKKLHLSLQVSCEGLKEKYQADLQLLLEALQEKTCRQELIEEQVNDHLQGYLDEMYCLKQNLACTEEKLAYLSYERAKEIWEVMETFKSRIAKLETLQQVAQVEMVEKLRSRPQEFLFKFISILLTLATILLAFISTVCACPWLLVKTRLRTCTSLVLIGLGMLAWQKRHAIPTTSWQAWVTSKWRLYAKDPKPLSEET; encoded by the exons ATGTACCTGTCTCTGTACCATgtg GCAGAACACCCGAAGAGCCAAAGCGCAACTCTCCCCTCCAGCGTTCCGTCATGCAGGTCCCTGTCACCCAGTGAAGACGGCCCCAGCGGCCACTCCAGCCTCTCCGGTGGGGAGCTAGCTCGGAACCTGCAGGAAAGTGTCAGGCACCGCATTCTCTACCTCTCAGAGCAGCTGCGGGTGGAGAAGGCCAGCCGGGATAAGAACACTGTAGGCTACCTCAAGCTGGTGTTCAAAGCCGACCGGCACCAGGCGCCACACATTCGGCAGGCCTTCGAGAAAGTGAACCAGCGTGTCTCAGCCACGATCGCCCAGATAGAGCGAAGGCTCCGCCAGTATCACCAGCAGCTGCAGGAGCTGGAGGAGGGCTGCCGGGCGAAGGGCTTAGTGCTGAAGGCTGACAGCAGCCTAGACAATTGTGAGCAGCTGAGTGAGAGGGCTCCATTTTTGGAGACCCCCAAGTCAGGCAGGAAAGACGGCCTGGCCAGCAACCTGTCCGAGGTTACCAGGCACTTCACTCTGGGCAAGTTCGCTGAGACGAAGCGAACAGTACAGCAGCATGACCTGCTTGTGCAGAAGATGAAGGAGGAGCTGACGGAGGTCAAGAAGCTGCATCTCAGCCTCCAGGTGTCCTGTGAGGGCCTAAAGGAGAAGTATCAGGCTGACCTGCAGCTGTTGCTGGAGGCCTTGCAGGAGAAGACATGCAG ACAAGAGTTGATCGAAGAGCAGGTAAATGACCACCTGCAGGGGTACCTGGATGAGATGTACTGCCTCAAACAGAATCTAGCCTGCACTGAAGAGAAATTGGCCTACCTGTCCTATGAGAGAGCCAAGGAAATATGG GAAGTCATGGAGACTTTCAAGAGCCGGATAGCTAAGCTTGAAACTCTCCAGCAAGTGGCCCAAGTGGAGATGGTGGAGAAGCTCAGAAGCCGTCCACAGGAGTTCCTGTTCAAGTTCATTAGCATACTCCTCACCTTGGCCACCATCCTCTTGGCCTTCATCTCCACCGTGTGTGCCTGCCCCTGGCTCCTTGTCAAGACGCGCCTGCGCACATGCACCTCCCTTGTGCTGATAGGACTGGGGATGCTGGCCTGGCAGAAGCGGCATGCCATCCCCACCACCAGCTGGCAGGCCTGGGTCACCTCTAAGTGGAGACTCTATGCCAAGGACCCCAAGCCTCTCTCAGAGGAAACATAA